From the genome of Pungitius pungitius chromosome 21, fPunPun2.1, whole genome shotgun sequence, one region includes:
- the psme3 gene encoding proteasome activator complex subunit 3 codes for MSSLLKVDNEIKTKVDAFRERITSEAEDLVASFFPKKLLELDHFLKDPIINVADLKEIHSEINLTVPDPILLSNLNDGLEAQNAKKRKLEDGGGEDKVTGTKVFVMPGGMMKSNGSLVDLIEKVKPEIRTLIEKCNTVKMWVQLLIPRIEDGNNFGVSIQEETVAELRTVEGEAASYLDQISRYYITRAKLVSKIAKYPHVEDYRRTVTEIDEKEYISLKIIVSELRNQYVTLHDMILKNIEKIKRPRSSNTDALY; via the exons GTTGATGCTTTCAGGGAACGTATCACTTCAGAA GCAGAAGATTTAGTTGCAAGTTTTTTCCCAAAGAAGTTGCTGGAGCTTGATCACTTCTTAAAG GATCCAATCATAAACGTCGCTGACCTGAAGGAGATACACTCGGAGATCAACCTGACCGTGCCAGACCCAATTTTGCTGTCAAACCTGAATGACGGGCTAGAAGCG CAAAATGCCAAAAAGAGAAAGcttgaggatggaggaggagaggacaagg TGACCGGCACCAAGGTCTTCGTCATGCCCGGTGGGATGATGAAGAGCAACGGAAGCCTCGTTGATCTCATTGAGAAGGTCAAACCCGAGATCAGGACATTAATAGAGAAATGCAACACT gtTAAAATGTGGGTTCAGCTGCTCATCCCGAGGATAGAAGATGGCAACAACTTTGGCGTGTCAATCCAGGAGGAGACCGTAGCTGAACTCCGAACCGTTGAAGGAGAGGCAGCGTCTTACCTCGACCAGATATCAAG ATACTACATCACAAGGGCAAAGTTGGTTTCTAAAATAGCTAAATATCCACATGTG GAGGACTATCGGCGCACGGTGACGGAGATTGATGAGAAGGAATACATCAGCCTGAAAATCATAGTTTCTGAGCTCAGAAATCAATAC GTAACGTTACACGACATGATCCTGAAGAACATCGAGAAGATCAAGAGACCTCGAAGCAGTAACACCGACGCGCTGTACTGA